A window of the Eretmochelys imbricata isolate rEreImb1 chromosome 7, rEreImb1.hap1, whole genome shotgun sequence genome harbors these coding sequences:
- the SNCG gene encoding gamma-synuclein: MDVFKKGFSIAKEGVVAAAEKTKQGVTEAAEKTKEGVMYVGTKTKEGVVHGVSSVAEKTKEQANVVGEAVVASVNTVAKQTVEGAENIVTTTGIVKKDELSHPEHPTEPADAEEPPAEAIKASGEGENEAN, encoded by the exons ATGGATGTCTTTAAGAAAGGTTTCTCCATTGCTAAAGAAGGTGTGGTGGCTGCAGCAGAAAAGACCAAACAGGGAGTGACTGAGGCTGCAGAGAAGACCAAAGAGGGTGTGATGTATGTAG GTACGAAAACCAAGGAGGGGGTTGTGCACGGCGTGAGTTCAG TTGCGGAGAAAACCAAAGAGCAGGCCAATGTGGTGGGTGAAGCTGTTGTGGCCAGCGTGAACACAGTGGCAAAACAGACTGTAGAAGGAGCAGAGAACATTGTAACCACTACTGGGATTGTAAAAAAG GATGAGTTATCTCACCCAGAGCACCCTACAGAACCAGCTGATGCAGAAGAGCCCCCAGCAGAAGCCATAAAAGCCAGTGGAGAG GGTGAAAATGAAGCCAATTAA